In Macaca nemestrina isolate mMacNem1 chromosome 10, mMacNem.hap1, whole genome shotgun sequence, the genomic window TCTCTGTCTTTGGACGGTTTCTAATTTTGTATTCCCCGTGTCCATCCTCAAATCCGCCCTCCGGGATTCTCTTTCTCTGAGCTTGCTGTTGTGTGATTGCTCTGCTGGTTCAGAAGTGTCCTCTGTTCCTCCAGATCCTTGAACCagcctctctcttgctcctgcctcccagctggTGGTGGGACCAGTTTTTGGGGGTGAAGTCAGGTGGGAAAGGAACTGCAGTGGCAAGAAACCAGAGTATGCCTAGTTCCTAGCCCTTCCCTCTTCCcattcactgtgtgtgtgtgtgtgcgtgtgtgtgtgtgtgtgtgtgtgtgttgtgagaGCTAGACAGAGTTAGAGAGACGTCCAGGGATGACAAGAGTAGCCGTGAGGGAAAGAGTTAATAAGCCAGAAGAGGAGGTGGTGATTATGGACAGTATTAAATGACACCCCAGAGACAGCTGGTGCCAGTGGCCCCTAGCTTCTCCTCCCAGTGTCTCCCAGAAGGAGTGGGAAGGAGGAGTAAGAGGGAAGATGAAACTGAGAGAGCACCAAAGACAAGCCTGGGCTTACAGTGCTCTGGGGTGAGCTGGCTAGACTGGCCCAGTGGAAGGTGGTTGGCGGGGGGCGGGTGGGTTGGGGGGGGTTTAAACCCTTTCACTTCCCTCTAGGCTCTGAGGTCCAATCTCCACCCACCACTGCCCCAGGGCCTGTCTTCAGCCTCCCTGGGAGGAGAGGTTCCCAGGGAAAGCTGAAGTCTAGAACCAGAGGTGTGGTGGGACATGGGTGTGTGGCCTGGGAGGCAGGCCTCCATGTTCTGTTTCTTCTCCTCTGTCACTCTCACCGTCTCCACCTCCATGACCCCTTCTGCGCTGCAGAGAGCACACTCCTGTGGCAGGCTGAGGGGAGCGTTCTCAGGGAGCTGAATGAAATCTAAAGAATTGGGAGGCTGGAGGCTTGGCCTCTGCCAAGTGAGGCTGGGGGCCACCTGGTCCTTGGACCAGAGTATGCCACCTGGATACTTCTCTTTATTCCTGGTTATCCTAGCCTTTCCTCATATGCCTAGCTTGAGTCATATCCCTCACTTTCTCCCAGGTAAGATGCTCCTCATTAGGTCCCCAAATTGACCCCATAACTGATGGTAAAGTGTGTGTCCACGGCCAAAGTTCTGAAGATCAAGTGCTTCTGTCCAATAGCAGCCTGAGAATAACTGCCTGGGGTTGGCATAAGGGGCTCACCAGGCAGGAAAGGCCTCGACCTCCGCCAAGCTCATATCTCTCAGGGCAGGAGTGGGGACCATCTGGGCTAATGAGGGGCTGGCAGGCACTAGCAACAAGAGGCAGCTAATGGGAGCTGTGTTGTCCCTGCCCAGAGCGAGGCAGAAACTGAGGGTTCAAGCAGGAGGCGCCAGGTCATGTGAGGCAGATGAATACCAGGAGGCCAGGCCACAGGGCACAGCCTCTGGTGCCTCAGGCCAGAACTGGTGCTTCcagtttcttctttcctcccctcctccattCCTTCCACATTTATTGGCAATGTGCAAGACAGTAGGACTATAGAAAAGAATAAGAGGCCCTGACTTCTAGGGGCTTACAGACTAATGGGGAGGCAGATGGACGCACAGAACATTGATATTTAAGTTAGACATAGAAGGACTAAGTCAGGGGCTGTGGGAACACTTTGGAGGGACCGGTTACTATAGAGGGGAGCCAGGGATGGCTTCTAGAGGAGGCGAGCTTTGCGTTGggacttgaaggatgagtagCAGTCAGTTGGgctgagaaggaagaaagggcatttctggaggagggaagagcatgtttaaaaagaaattgaagagcaGACTTCCCTAAAGGCCTCCTGAGGGTCTACCCTATTGGCTCCCTGGGAATATCCCAGCTTCCAAGTCGAGGATCTCTGGGTGGTGGCTTAGGAGGACGAACCTTCGAGGTCTTTCCTAGGACTGCCTCCTTCACGAAGCCTTTCCTAATAATCCCGCAGCCAGGCTGATCACTTTCCTCCCTGGTTGCAACAGCCTTGACCGCTATGTTTCTTTAAAAGGCACTCTTGTTCTGCCTATTACTGTTGATATTAGCATTGCTGCCTATGCCCGAGGGCAGGGATAGGGCAGTCTAACACAAGACTGGCATGGTGTTTGGGAATTGAACTGGATTGACTTGCTAGAGGACCCAGACAGAATGACTTGCAGTTGGACTGGCCTGTACGGCTCCATCCCTGACCAAAGGAACCACCTTTGCTTTTTAGACACCTGGCATTCTTCCGTAATTTCAGTTTGGCATTCCTGCTTGGCAGCCCCAGAGAGgctatggaattttttttctttttttgagacagggtctcgctctgtcacccagactggagtgcagtagccccaccacagctctctgcagcctatacctccaaggctcaagtgatcctcccacctcagcctccttagtagctggcactacaggcacatgccaacatgccctGTAGTGAACAGAACATTGGATGAACAGATGGGTGAATAGAATATTGATATGGAAGTTAGACATAGAAGGGATAAACTGGGAGCTGCAGGAACACTTTGTAAGGACCAGTTACTACATAGGGGAGCCAGGGATGGCTTCTAGAGGAGGCAAGCTTTGTGCTGGGACTTGAGGGATGAGTAGTAGTCGGCTGggtagagaaggaggaaaaggggcTGGACCGAGAGCTGtggaatcttttcttttcttttcttttctttctttttttgagatggagtcttgcactgtcacccaggccggagtgcagtggtggcgcgatcccggctcactgcaacctccgcctcccgggttcaagtgattctcctgcctcagcctcccgagtagctgggactacaggtgccccccaccacgcacagctaattttttgtatttttagtagagatggggtttcaccatgttgtccaagatggtcttgatcccttgacctcgtgacccacttgcctcggcctcccaaagtgctaggattacaggcatgagcgaccgcacccagccaaggacTATGGAATCTTAACCAGACCTATAGGGTCTTTGTGGCTTAGGAGTCCCAGCAGGTTCCTTAGCAGGTGATGTTGGGGCCATGGCACCGAATGTCCCAGCTGTGGAAATGTTccccatctttctctctttccaggCTGTTCAGGCCTTCGGGAATGACAAGGGCATATCCAAAGTGAAAGACGTCTGGAGCCATTTTATTTCTTGGCCTTCTATCTTTGCCCCACTGTACCTGACAGCCATGGTCTCCCCTAGTGACCTCCCCTGGAAATGCAATGAAACCTCATTGCATTGTCTTGGTCTTTGGGGGCAGGAGCGGACAAGCCTCCAAGGCCTGGCCTTCCTTCCTGAGTCGGATGGGCCCCAAGTGGTCTTGTAGTCCAACACTTCTCCCCAAACGGAAGCGCAGGCTGATGCCCTTGGTGGACGGCTCCTGCCTGTGCCCAACACTTCCATCAATGCTTCTTCCAGGGTCAATGCCTTTGTTCAAGTGGCTCTGCTCAGTGGGTGGGGTCACTTCCTTCAAGCCCCTTCCTTCCAGTGGTCATTTGATTTCCTCTCTCAGGTCTGCACTGACACTGGGTCCTCTCAGGTTTATCCCACCTGAGGATGACTCAAACTTACATGCACCTAGGCAGTTTAAGGCTCTGGGTCAACCCTTGCAAATGTCTTCAAAACTAGAACAGCCCTTCCCCCATGGCCAACTTCTACTAACTCTGTGGCCCTTGTCACTTAGCCCAGGGTCACAGCCAGTCCTCACTTAGGGCACATGTATTTTGAGGCCCATTTGCCCAGGGTGGCTGATTGTCTGGGCCAATCTCATGATGGCACACCTTGCCCAGCCCAGGCAGATGAGCTGGTATTCTCCTCTTAGAGTAGACACTAGCAGCACAACAGTCTTAAATCatcatttctaatttaatttgacAACCCTGACTTTCAGaagttctttctcatctctgacCCAAATACTTCCAGCTTAAATTTAATTTCCTCGTGCTCTGGGGAATACCCTTCTCTGTATCATGAACCCCTCTTTGGATAACTGAACCACAGTTTCAGTCATTTTAGCAGGTTTAGAAACCCTGGAtctccagcctggctaacacggtgaaaccccgtctctactaaaaatacaaaaaaaactagccgggcgaggtggcaggcgcctgtagtcccagctatttgggaggctgaggcaggagaatggcgtaaacctgggaggcagagcttgtagtgagctgagatccggccactgcactccagcctgggtgacagagcgagactctgtctcaaaaaaaaaaaaaaaaaagaaaccctggatCCTTTTGCCTTGCTTCAGAGACTATGTTCTGAGTTTGGGTTCATACGGGCAGACAAGGTCTGAGGAACCACCCTGTGCACCAGGCACTGGGTGAGATGCTCAGAAGATATCATTCCATTTCTCCTTACAGCAACGCCAGAGGCAGATGCTACCGGTATCATCCCACTTAGCTGGTGCAAGACTGAATCTCAGAGGTAAAATAGCTTCACCAAGGTCACAAAGCCAGGATGTGGAAGAGCTGGCTCAATTCCTGTATCTAACAAGGCTTTAGAGAGGACATTTGGTCCAGCCGCCACCTGCCAAACAGGAGACCACTGTGAGTATGTAGGACAGATGTCTGCCTCTGACTTCGCATCCAGTTTGTGTTGGGTTCTACCTTAATTTTGCGTTAATCATTTCTGCCTGCCTAAATGACCTCAGTTACGGATCTCTGCCTCCCTTACTGCTCATgcacttgtttgtttgttgtttttagagGACAAATGCACCATGCAGGGCTCAGAGGCTTGGAGTCATCTCTGTCTCAGGCCAGGGTCTTTGTTCATAGGGAAGCCCTTCATCAGGCTTTGGGGGCGGCTGGATTTGATTTGTCTATATCTCCATTCTTGTATGTAAAACAAggataaaataactaaattttggAATCATtggataattataataataacaatagctagcttttttttttttctttttaagagacagggtcttgctttgtcatccaggttggagtgcagtggtgcgatcatggctcactgcagcctcaacctcctgggctcaagtgatcctcccacctcagcctcccaagtagctgagaccacaggtgtgtgccaccacacctggctaatttttaattttttgtagagaagggggtctccctctctgcccaggtttgtcttgaattcctggcctcaagggatcctcctgacttggcctcccaaagtgctcagattacaggcatgagccaccgcgcccagccagagcTAGCTTATTAAAGCAACAACTATGTGCAAGACACAtagtttatatgttttattttatttaatcctcacaaaaatcctGTGAGGTAGATACTATCATACTCCTATCACAGgggaggaaacaggctcagagaggttatatGACATGTTCAAGATGACAAAGTTAGCAAGAAAAAAAGTGAGGATTTGAACTCACTTGTCTCATTCCTAAGCTGGCACCTTTGACTACTATCCGATAGGAAAATAAACAAGTTGCTTTAGGCAAGCCTGGTGTATGGAAAGGAAACCAGATAAAACTGACTGCCTTGTTTCAGCCCTAAAGGTCATCTCAGCTTTTTGAGGAAGACGCGGTCGTAGGACTTGCGGATCTTTGGTTCTGACTCACCGCTGTTCGCTCTCGCCGAGGAACAAGTCGGTCAGGAAGCCGCGCAGCAGGCATGGCTTTTAAGGATACTGGAAAAACACCCGTGGAGCCGGAGGTGGCAATTCACCGAATTCGAATCACCCTAACGAGCCGCAACGTTAAATCCCTGGAAAAGGTGTGTGCTGACTTGATCAGAGGCGCGAAGGAAAAGAACCTGAAAGTGAAAGGACCAGTTCGAATGCCTACCAAGACTTTGAGAATCACTACAAGAAAAACTCCTTGTGGTGAAGGTTCTAAGACATGGGATCGTTTCCAGATAAGAATCCACAAGCGACTCATTGACTTGCACAGTCCTTCTGAGATTGTTAAGCAGATTACTTCCATCAGTGTTGAGCCAGGAGTTGAGGTGGAAGTCACCATTGCAGATGCTTAAGTcaactattttaataaattgattaccagttaaacaaaacaaaacaaaacaaaacaaaacaaaaaaaaaggtcatcTCAGCATTTGAAGACACAAGAAATCCAACTCCTAAAGCTTTGAGAAGTATTTACTGAAGGCTGCTGGCCAGGGCTGGTCTTTACTGAAGGCTGCTGGCTGGAGCCCAAGCCCAGGGCTCTGTTGCTCATTATACAGCATCGTTTCCTAACAGGCATCTTCACTCCTCTCTCCCCAAAATATTCTTCCTCATAGTATCTATTCagtcctctcctctcctgctccCTCTTCTGTCTCCTTCCAACCCCTTTTCCTGATCTTCCCCCTCCGGTGGCTCCATTCCCTTTCCTTTATGGAACCATCTAGTCTTGTCTTTTGGTAATCTCATCTGCCTTTCTGCTCAGTAGAACTAAGATGGCATCACCCACAGTCCTCAAAAGGAGGATAGTAAATGCATGTAACAATGAAATACTGTTGTCCTCAGCATGCTGAGCTCTCAATGCCTGGCCAAGGCAGATAAAAAGAAATCCTAAGGGGCTGAGGGGACAACAGAGAGGGGATTTAGAAAACTGCTTTcctcaggccgggcatggtggctcacacctgtaatcccagcactttgggaggccgaggcgggcagatcacgaagtcaggagatcgagaccatcctggctaacacggtgaaaccctatctttactaaaaatacaaaaaattagctgggtgtggtggcacgcacctctagtctcagctactcaggaggctgaggcaggagaatcacttgaacccaggaggtggaagttgcagtgagccaagactgcgtcactgcactccagcctgggtgacacagagcaagactccgtctcaaaaaattaaaaaacaaaaaacaaaaaacaactactTCTTCACAGGCCCTGCATTCTGTctattttccttcccttccctccatcagtacctgggggaggaggaggaggagaaggaggaggtgcGGGTGTGCATCCCTCCTTACTCTCTGACTCAACTCTGCACATTCTCCAAGACCTGAATCAATCGCTGCCCAGACCCTCCTGGACCAACGTGGTCCACAGTACCTCCCCTGCCCCGATTCCTGCTGCATTTGCCCCTCTTACGTTTGCCTTACCTTTCTTGCTACCAAACATTAATGGTGGGTGTCTTGGCTCCTTGTCTAGGCTGTAAACTCCTCAAAAGCAGGACCGTGCTCTTTCACAGTGCCAGGCCAGGTGGAACTTGACATAGATACTAATTAAAGATTTGCTTGGGAGATGACTGTGGAGTAAGACCTCTAGGAGTGAGGTCTTTGGAGTTTGCATTTGGGCTCCATCACTATGGTTGCTTGTCCCTGATTTTTTACATCTCTGAGTGTCTATGCCATTTGGTAAGATCCTCCCACACTGACTCTGCGCTTGGCCTTGTGATTCGCTTTGGCCAATATAATGTGGTAGAAGTGACGACGGACTCGTTCTAGTTTTGGAGCTCCAAAGGCTTTGTCCACATTCATTGTCTCGGAAGCTTCCCACCATGATGAGGAGCAAGCTCAGGAGGACAAGAGACCACGTGCAGGAGAGTAAGTCATCCTAGCTCAGGCCATCCTAGACCAGGCGAGGAAAGCCAACCCATAGCCACAAACACATGAGGGAGCCCAGCCGAAATCTGACTAATTTGGACCAAATCAGCAGAATGACTTAGCCAACCTGATTGATTCGTGTGCCAAAGTACATTTTTTTGTTATTAGCCTGTTAGTACATATTTTATGGGTGCTTGTTACGCAGCACTAATGTGGTGTTGGAGAATGGATACAACCATTTATcagctctgtgatcttgggaaagttatttaattgctatactctttttttgagacaggtcttgctgtgtttcccaggatggagtgcagtggcatgatctcagctcactgcaatccctgtctcccgagctcaggtgatccttctgccgcAGCCCCCCGAGCTGCTGGAAATACAGGGGTGCGCccccatgcctggttaatttttgtatttttagtagagacggagtttcacattgttggtcaggctggtctctaactcctgacctcaagtgatccacccacctcggcctcccaaagtgctgggattacaggtgtgagccactacacgcAGCTGATTGCTGTATACCTCAACCTCCttgtctgtaaagtgggaatgTAGTGGACACTGTCGACAGCTTCAGCTGAGTCTCCTCTCCCAGTGATTGCTTCAGCTAAAGAATTGCTTCACTCAAGATTCTGCGCCCTTTGCTGGGGCCACCTGTATCCACTCAGTAGCTGATGTGGAAGCATAAAAGTCTGGGCCCCTTCTTCCAGCTGGGGGTAACTCTGCAGGGCTGTCCTAGCTGCAGAGCTGCCTGTGGCTAGGGCCTTGGTGATGACTGCATCATCCTCCTGCTTCCCCCTCTGCCTAATCCTGCTTCATTTCTTCAAGGGTCAAATTCAAGAGACTTCCAAATCAACCTCTTACATTCATATCCCCATCTTAGAATCTGATTTCCTGGAACTAACCTGTGGGAAGTGGATACCAGTGACTACGTAGCAAAATCTGGCCAGTGAGAAAAAAGCAGGTATGTTCCCTAAGACTGTTTTGCCTGTgaccgggctcggtggctcacgcctgtaatcctagcactttgggaggccgaggcgggtggattgcctgagctcaggagttcatgaccagcctgggcaacacggtgaaaccccatctttactaaaatacaaaacattagctgggcgtggtggtgtgcacctgtaatcccagttaccctgtaggctgaggcaggagaaatcacttgaacctgggaggctgaggttgccgtgagcccagatcatgccactgcactccagcctgggccatagagcgagactccatctcaaaaaaaaaaaaaaaaaaagactgttttgCCTTCAAATTTTGGATCTGTTACTACTAccaaaagcattttgaaaaactGCATACATCTTTGTATACTTTTGAATCTAaaatctttctttatattttaaaatgtaacatttagCATATTATTGGTGACATTTAAGATGAAATAATtctctttaactttttatttaaaaaattcaaagttTTAGGAATTTGCAAGAATAATATAATGACCTTTTGTATACCCTTTACCTAGACTTGTCAGTTACTGATATTTTGCCCCATTTGGTCTCTCACATTCTATCACTAGAATTACTGATatataattaaaacagaaatatatatatatgtatttttttttttgagataaggtcttgctctgttgcccaggctggaatgcagtggcgtgatcatggctcactgtagccttgacctccctggactcaagtgatcctctcagcctcccaggtacctgggaccacaggcacctaccactgcacctggctaatttttgtattttttgtagagacaaagtttcagtatgttgtccaggatggcagaaatatattttaaatatatattcaacttaaaaagaaaaatttgagatGGTACCCTTCCCCAGTGAGATGGACAGAGCTTCCCCTGTACCCCAACATTTTTTCAAGGACAGGCAACATGTGCAGGGGTTTGGCTCATGTGTGGATTGAGGCAGCCTTGGTCTGAATCTTGGTTTTGGTACTTATGGGCTGTGTGGTCTTAGACAGGTTGTTTAACCTCTTTGTGCCACAGAATCTTCATATTTGTGTCTACGTCATATGGTTGTGGTGAGGAccaaatgagttaatatataaagtacttagaacattACTTGACATATTGTATGGTTTATGTTTATGGTATAATAGAATGTACCAGTGGATGAATAATTATTTATTGCTAGAATAATTAGGGTGCAGAGCAAATTAACAAGAAGATATATCATTAGTAAGTCGCAGGTTTCCAAAAGATGTATTCATGATCATTGTTCAATGCATTATTTACAGTAGAATCACATCTCAGTGGTAAGTTAATCTAAGAACATGgtaggaataaataaatgagccgAGAAGTGATTGAGAAATGATAGCAAATTGGAgacatgtaaaaaaaattttaatgactgAGGCTAGGCttagtggctcacgtttgtaatcccagcactttgggagactgaggcaggtggatcacttgaagccaggagctcgagaccagtctggacaacatggtgaaacccctc contains:
- the LOC105484174 gene encoding small ribosomal subunit protein uS10-like — encoded protein: MAFKDTGKTPVEPEVAIHRIRITLTSRNVKSLEKVCADLIRGAKEKNLKVKGPVRMPTKTLRITTRKTPCGEGSKTWDRFQIRIHKRLIDLHSPSEIVKQITSISVEPGVEVEVTIADA